In the Pygocentrus nattereri isolate fPygNat1 chromosome 19, fPygNat1.pri, whole genome shotgun sequence genome, one interval contains:
- the gja9a gene encoding gap junction protein alpha 9a, translating to MGDWNFLGGILEEVHIHSTMVGKIWLTILFIFRMLVLGVAAEDVWNDEQADFICNTEQPGCRNVCYDRAFPISLIRYWVLQVIFVSSPSLVYMGHALYRLRALEKERQRKKTALRRELEALETDMAEVRRKIERELRQIDQGKLNKAPLRGSLLRTYVAHIVTRSAVEVGFMTGQYLLYGFQLDPLFKCEREPCPNIVDCFVSRPTEKSVFMVFMQCIAAISLFLNILEIMHLGYKKLKKGILALYPQLRHTDLDDGYFPNKAKKDSVAMQTCIGISTGRKATIPSAPSSYNLLIERPHDGPSYPPLINPSSAFLPVQGDLPTKSGSDAPKDALHSPTEHNSNSNNTSSETTRSPAGESITPPKQEDLDESTHLPTHDEEDQEYKKPESPGLPRDPSHSSSYPAKRSWKVTAPWNCDPVAEGTASDSDSVGDSKARSVPSSVRPRASFRADPKKSRPSTPDSIEETSSESHRSPRLPTSPSRRASLASSASSRRAAPNDLQI from the exons ATGGGTGATTGGAACTTCTTGGGTGGAATCCTTGAGGAGGTGCATATCCACTCCACTATGGTGGGGAAGATATGGCTGACCATCCTATTCATCTTCCGTATGCTGGTGTTGGGTGTGGCAGCGGAGGATGTGTGGAATGACGAGCAGGCCGACTTCATCTGCAACACGGAGCAACCAGGTTGCCGGAACGTCTGCTATGACCGTGCCTTCCCCATCTCACTCATCCGCTACTGGGTGCTACAG GTCATCTTCGTCTCCTCACCCTCGCTGGTGTACATGGGCCATGCTTTGTACCGACTCCGTGCCCTGGAAAAGGAGCGACAGAGGAAGAAAACAGCATTGCGACGGGAGCTGGAGGCTTTGGAAACAGACATGGCTGAAGTTCGCCGGAAAATAGAACGAGAACTTCGCCAAATTGACCAAGGCAAGCTGAACAAGGCCCCACTGAGAGGTTCACTTTTGCGCACCTATGTGGCTCATATAGTGACCCGTTCTGCAGTGGAAGTAGGCTTCATGACAGGCCAGTACCTTCTCTATGGTTTCCAGCTTGACCCTTTGTTCAAATGCGAGAGGGAGCCTTGCCCAAACATCGTTGACTGCTTTGTGTCCCGTCCTACTGAAAAAAGCGTCTTCATGGTGTTCATGCAGTGCATTGCTGCCATTTCCTTGTTCCTTAACATCCTAGAGATCATGCATCTGGGCTACAAGAAGCTCAAAAAGGGCATCTTGGCATTGTACCCACAGTTGAGGCACACAGACCTAGATGATGGCTACTTTCCCAACAAGGCCAAGAAAGATTCTGTAGCTATGCAGACTTGTATAGGCATCTCCACTGGCCGCAAGGCCACTATACCCTCAGCCCCAAGCAGTTATAACCTTCTGATAGAGAGGCCACATGACGGACCTTCCTATCCACCTTTAATCAACCCCTCTTCTGCATTCCTGCCAGTGCAAGGTGACCTTCCAACCAAGAGTGGCTCAGATGCACCAAAGGACGCCTTGCATAGCCCAACGGAGCACAACAGTAACTCCAACAACACCAGCAGTGAAACAACACGATCCCCAGCTGGAGAATCCATTACACCTCCCAAGCAAGAGGACCTGGACGAGAGCACTCACTTACCAACACATGACGAAGAAGACCAGGAATATAAAAAGCCTGAATCACCAGGACTACCCAGGGATCCTTCTCACTCCTCTTCTTACCCAGCAAAGAGGTCATGGAAGGTCACAGCACCATGGAACTGTGATCCCGTGGCAGAGGGAACTGCGTCAGATTCAGACTCAGTGGGAGATTCCAAAGCCCGGTCTGTGCCCTCAAGTGTTCGTCCACGAGCCTCCTTCAGGGCAGACCCAAAAAAGAGCCGACCCAGCACTCCTGATTCCATTGAGGAGACCAGTTCAGAATCACATCGAAGCCCACGGCTGCCAACATCTCCCAGTCGCCGCGCTTCACTGGCCAGCAGTGCTAGCAGCAGGCGGGCGGCACCCAATGACCTGCAGATTTGA